From the genome of Sporomusa sphaeroides DSM 2875:
GGGCACAATTACGCTGGCTCCCAGAAACCCATAGACCACCGAAGGGATGCCGGTAAGAATATACAGCACGGTACGAATAACGGCCGACAGCCAGCCCGGGGCATATTCGGCAAGAAATATGCCGCAGCAAATACCCAGCGGCGCAGCGATAACCATGGCTCCCAACGCCGACCACAGCGTACTGACAAGCATAATAAGCAGGCCGAACCGGGGCGGATTATCCAGCGGCTGCCACTCGCCGCCAAACAGCAGGGACATGCCCAGTTCCCGCCACAGGGGCAGACTTTCACCGGCAATGAACATATAGACCGACAGCAAAACCAGCACCGAACCTGCGGCACATAGCAGGCCGCACCATTTTAGCATTATATCTTTTCTATCACTTAGCATAACTCTCTCCGTAAACAAACTCTCTTCCGGGTTCACCCCGCGTACCGGCTTCACAGGCCCGGACATTGTACCTACGCGGTTTGGCAATAAGCCTTGCACTGCCGCATGCGCCGTCAGGCGCACCTGACAGCTACGGAAAACGGGGGAAGATGGCTCACCTGCACAGTGTGGCAATCTCCCCCCGCTAACTATCTGTTTAGCAGTGGACTCTTATTATCGTATGTATTTACTTGGCTTTGACAGGTACAAAGCCCATTTCTTCCAGGAGCTTCAGGCCAGTGTCGGACAGAAGATAGTTAATGAATTGCTGTTCGCGCTCATCAGCCTGCGCCTTGGTAATAAGAATCAACGGGCGCGAGATGCTGTATTTGCCACTCACGATATTTTCATTGGTAGGTTCAAAGCCATCGACCGACAATACGGCAATTTTTCCTTTATTCTGGTCAACAAGCCCTGTGGAAACATAGCCTACCGCATCGATATTATCCTGAACCTTGCCGGCCAGGGCACCCATTGAAGGCATCTGGATGGCTTCTTTGGCAATCGGCGTGCCTTTCATGACGGCTTCGTCAAACGCCTGGCTGGCGCCGCCGCCCAGGTCACGGATGGCCACAACAATGGTACGGTCAGGCAAGCTGGCATCAAGCTGCTTCCAGGTTTTTATCTCGCCGGCAAAAATCCGTTTGACTTCGTCTTTTGTCAGATTGGGCTTGACTTTGACTACCGGGTTTTGCGGATGTACAGCGATGGTCAAAGCATCATAACCCACCGTGTGCAGCTTATGGTTGGGCAGCTTTTGCTTCTCTTCCTCTTTTACTACCCGCGATACCAAACCGATATCCACCGTTCCATTGGTCGCGGCTTTTACCCCAAAGCCCGAACCGCCGGTTGCCACAAAAATCGCGATAGGATCATCGGCAAACGCATCCTTTACCTTTTTCCAGGTTTTATATTTTTCCGTAAAATCGTCGGCAGCTTTGG
Proteins encoded in this window:
- a CDS encoding phosphate ABC transporter substrate-binding protein is translated as MKRLLTYVLLLAFVVAVAGCGSSAPTANQPQPAKDFSIKIGGSSTLAPVVAKAADDFTEKYKTWKKVKDAFADDPIAIFVATGGSGFGVKAATNGTVDIGLVSRVVKEEEKQKLPNHKLHTVGYDALTIAVHPQNPVVKVKPNLTKDEVKRIFAGEIKTWKQLDASLPDRTIVVAIRDLGGGASQAFDEAVMKGTPIAKEAIQMPSMGALAGKVQDNIDAVGYVSTGLVDQNKGKIAVLSVDGFEPTNENIVSGKYSISRPLILITKAQADEREQQFINYLLSDTGLKLLEEMGFVPVKAK